The genomic interval GAGGCCCCTGCAAGAATCGATACATGCTGAATCCTTCGCCGCCATATCCCGGCGTCGGGCCGAGTATTCCGCCCGGAAAGAGCGTTGAAGGGGATCCCAGTGGGTAAGCTCCGGCGCCGAACCCACTTGGATCATATCCACCCACTGGAGCCCCGTAGGTTGTGGTGCCAAACGCAGGTGGAGCAGGCTGTACACCGCCCGAGAAAAGTCCTCCCATCGACGGTACGGGTGATGCATAGCCGCCCGGATAAACCGATTGCGTGCCGTAACCGCCCGGAGTCTGAATCGAGTAAGGATCGATTCCCCCGCCATACGTAGCTCCCCCACCATACGTCGGTACCTGCGACTGAAGCGACGGGCCAGTCCCGGGCGCGAACGATTGTCCGTAGCTGGGTGCGAACCCTGGCGAGCCATACCCTGGCGAGCCATAACTTGGGGGCACGGCCAACGGTGCCAGATTGGTTTGTGGAACGCTCATGCTGCCGCCGGCTTGTCCCCAAACAAGACCAGAGCACGCAAGCGAAGCCAAGCAGCAGAGCAGCAGTGCAGCCCAGCGATCACCCAACTGCGAGATGCAGGCATAGCTGAGCGTCGAGTATTTGGGGCTCGCTGCGAACATTTCTGAAAGGAAACCTTGGCGGTGTCGTGACTTGACGGGAAAATGACTGCGTCGGCAAACGTATGTTGGCAATACTCGGCCAAGGAGCTGGCGGTCAAGTCGAGTCCCGGCAATCGCCCCTGCAAACTTGAGCGAAATCCTCCCCAAGAAGATGGAAACGGCGATTTTTTGCAGAAGATTCACGTCTTCGGGCTCAAAGCGTGAAAATTCGGGCGCAGCCAATTTCTCTCGATCGCGTACAATCCCGGCATACAGACCGCTGAAAACCAAACCCGCAACCCACACCGAAACATCCGTTCGATGGAAGACTTCGACCTCGCCCAGCTTGCCCAGTATCTCCACATCACGCCTGACAAAGTCGAGAAGATGGCGTTGCGTGGCACCATTCCGGGGCGGAAGGTCTCCGGTCAATGGCGATTCAACGAAGCCGACATTCACCACTGGTTGGAGGACCGGATCGGAGCCACCGAGTCGGAGGATCTGGGGCAGATGCAAAAGGTGGTCGACCGAGTCACCGGCCGACAGACGGACCAACAACCGATCCATCAGTTGTGTACGGTGGACACGATCGAAATACCGCTGTCGGCCAGAACACGCGGCTCAGTGATCCGCAACATGTGCGAAGTCGCCACACGGTCGGGCTTGATGTGGGATGCCCCGGCAATGGCCGAAGCTGTCAAAGCACG from Stieleria varia carries:
- a CDS encoding PTS sugar transporter subunit IIA — protein: MEDFDLAQLAQYLHITPDKVEKMALRGTIPGRKVSGQWRFNEADIHHWLEDRIGATESEDLGQMQKVVDRVTGRQTDQQPIHQLCTVDTIEIPLSARTRGSVIRNMCEVATRSGLMWDAPAMAEAVKARENMHPTALDCGVALLHPRRPQTSILSDTVVALGVTHSPIPFSDTGHSTDIFFLICSYDDSVHLRTLSTLSRLIASDNLLTQLRAAGSAAEAWECMHAAEEALETV